Proteins encoded within one genomic window of Acidithiobacillus sp. AMEEHan:
- a CDS encoding sulfurtransferase TusA family protein: MVQEDKLLDARGLNCPLPILRTKKALGEMSAGQVLKIVATDPGAVKDFEAFSKQTKNPLLDQAEAGGEFVFFIQKA; this comes from the coding sequence ATGGTACAAGAAGACAAACTGCTGGATGCCCGTGGACTGAATTGCCCGCTGCCCATCCTGCGCACCAAGAAGGCCCTGGGAGAGATGAGTGCCGGACAAGTCCTGAAAATCGTCGCTACCGATCCCGGTGCAGTGAAGGACTTTGAGGCGTTCTCCAAGCAGACCAAGAATCCTCTGCTCGATCAGGCGGAAGCCGGCGGCGAGTTCGTATTCTTCATTCAAAAGGCCTGA
- a CDS encoding DsrE/DsrF/DrsH-like family protein — MDEKKLAIVATKGTLDWGYPPFILASTAAALGYNVEIFFTFYGLQLLKKDLGHLRVSPLGNPAMPMPVPMPTLMMVLPGMEGMATSMMKSKMKAKGVASLEELRELCVEAEVRMIACQMTVDLFEFDTADFIDGIELGGAAAFFEFAGESDITLFI; from the coding sequence ATGGATGAAAAAAAGCTGGCGATTGTCGCTACCAAAGGTACGCTGGACTGGGGGTATCCGCCCTTCATCTTGGCCTCTACCGCTGCGGCCCTGGGTTACAATGTAGAAATCTTCTTCACCTTCTATGGCCTGCAGTTACTGAAGAAAGATCTTGGGCATCTGCGGGTTAGCCCGCTCGGGAACCCGGCCATGCCGATGCCGGTGCCCATGCCGACCTTGATGATGGTCTTGCCCGGAATGGAAGGTATGGCAACCTCCATGATGAAGAGCAAGATGAAGGCCAAGGGTGTGGCAAGCCTCGAAGAATTGCGTGAATTGTGCGTCGAGGCGGAAGTGCGCATGATTGCCTGCCAAATGACGGTGGATCTCTTCGAGTTTGATACGGCCGATTTCATCGACGGCATCGAGTTGGGCGGTGCTGCTGCGTTCTTTGAGTTTGCGGGCGAGTCCGACATCACCTTGTTCATCTGA